The Nitrospirae bacterium YQR-1 genomic interval TGCAATGTTAAATTGTAGTTTCTTTTCTTTTGCCAGCTCCTCAAACAATTCCTTAAATTTATTCAGGAATCTTGAACTATGGAATTGTTGAATGTTTAAGGCTACAACACCGGATTCTATTTTTGAGAGATCCAGGATGTCATTAATCAGCAACAGCAGATCGTTACCTGAGTTGTATATAACATCAAGTTTTTTAACATCATCGGCACTGAGGTTTCCTGCCTTATTTTGACTCAGTATTTTAGAGAGTAAAATTATCGAATTAAGCGGGGTGCGGATTTCATGTGAAACGTTTGCCAAGAATTCGGATTTATACTTGTTGGCAAGTTCAAGCTCCCTGGTCTTTTTGCTAAGCTCATCCTGTTTTTCAATTAAAAGATAGTTTCTCTGTTTTAGCTCCTCCGATTTAGACTCAAGCAGCTGGTGTTGCTCCTCCATTTGGGTATTGGCCTGTTCAAGTTCCTCGCTTTGTATCTGCAGTTCCTCGTTTGCCCTTTGTGAGGCGTCAAGGAGGTCACGTATCCGGTCTGTTTGAGTGGACAGGAAAATGTAGTTGGCAACAGTGGAGCCGATAAGGTTTAAAAACTCCAGTTTTTGGCTGTCAAACTCCTCATGAGAGGCAAGCTCAATAACCCCCAGTATTTCCTCTTCAAAGAGCAGTGGAAAAGTGTAGGTATTAAGCGGCGGTTCACTCGTTGTTCCGGTTGTAATTACGGAGTGGGTTCTTTTTATGTTTCGTAACAGTATAGGGGATTTTTGAAGTCCCACCTGTCCGACCGTTCCCTCACCAAGCCTAAACTCATTGGAGAGCTCTTGCCTTTCAACAAAAGCATAAGAGGCATAAAGTTTAAAGAGCCTGTTTTCAGAGTCATAAATGAAAAGTGTTCCCACTGCTGAGGACGTATAGGCGGCCACGTAGTCAATGGCCTTAGAGGCAATTTCCATGAGAGTGGGATTTCCTTTTAATATGGTGTTTAGGGTGTTAACACCGTCTTTTATCCAGTTTTGCCTGTCGTTGTTAATTTTATTTTGCCGCAGGGTTTCAGTCATACGTAAAAGGGCTGAGGCAAGCTCGTCTTTTGCACTGAGGGGCATTATTGAAGTTGAATAATCACCCTCAGCTATATGATTGGCTTGATGCACGACATTTTGGAGATTTACTATCATATCCCTCAGGGAATGTCCAAGGATATCGTTTTCGCCCCTTACCTCTACTTGCAGCGAGAAGTTACCCACTGAGACCATATAAGCGATATTTGCTACTTCCCGCAGATTTTCTATCATCCGGTTTATAGAATTACACAGAATGTCATGTTTTCCCTTTGACTCAATTGATGCGGCGAAATTACCCGTGGAGATGGTTTGTGCAATTTCTGCAATATCTCTTAGGGTTTTAGTCATAAAGTTCAGGGAGCCGCCCAGTCTGTCATTATCCGAAAGCAGCACAACATCTTGCGAGTAATCCCCCTGTGCAATGGCATTAGCCTGATTTATAGTTGATTTCATGTTTTGCACAAGGCGGTCTGAGGCTCTGACCATGGCGCCGATTTCATCCCGCGGCAGATACTCAATGGTTTCCTCAGGAATCTGCCCCAGCGACAGAGCCGTTAACCTTCTGCTTATTGCAAGAATCGGCGGTACGAGTGTGGATATAAATCTTTTTGACAGAACAAGAATCATAATCAGCACAATAATCAAAATCGCAAAAAAGGCATACTTGAAACGCTGCAGGGAGATTAAGGCGATTTTTTTATCAGTTGCAGTGAAAAGTGTCCAGGATGCTGAGTCATCGCCCTTTTCAATGGTTATTTTTTTAAGATTTGCAATTGAGCCGCCTTCCATAAAGTTACCGCTTTTGCCGGCGGCAGCCATCTTATATACCTCAGGAAATTCTGTCCTAAAGGACGTTTTTTGGTTTAACAGCTCCTCCCACAGCCTGTCCCTGTTTTCAAGGTAAAGGTATCTGCCTGAACTGTTAAAAAGGTAGAAATCCGTATGACGTGCAGCCTGCTCCCTACCTGTGCTTTGTGCGGCGGCATCAATTGTTTTTAAAATCTCATCTGCAAACAACGAAAGTATAACTACGGCACGGGTAACGTTGTTTTTATCCACAATAGGTGTGCTAAAGACAATTACAGGCGTGTAGGGCCTTATTACCATGTTGCGGTCTTTGGCTAATTCTATATCGGAGGTGTAAATCTGAGATTTTTTCAGAGACAACGTTTCTTTAAAAACCGTGGTGTCAATTAAATTTTCCAAATTCTGTTCATGTATCATTTTTGCAATCTGAACTACTGTCTGAGTTGTTTTATCAAAAGTAATATGGATGTCTTCTCTGCCGTCATGACCGATAATTTGCACGGAGTGATAAATACCTCTTGATTTTACAAATGAATTGAGAACACTTATGGAGACTTTATACCATTCTCTCATCTTTGTCTCTTCACCAATTTCCTCCCAGTGCAGGTATCTTTCAATAAAAACACTGCCTGCTAAAAAATTTAAATCTGATTTAGCGGTGTCTATCTGATGTTCAATATTACCTGCTGTATTTACGGCTTTGATTTCGTTTGTTAAAACGGCGTTGTTAGTGTAACCCCTCAGGGCATTTTCATAGGAGTAATAACCGATTGCCAAAGTTGAAAGCAGGGTCGTTGAAACAAAAATAATAACTATCTTCTTCTTTATGCCAAGACTGGAAAAAACAGTTATTAACTCTTTTATAAACGATTTCACAAAAGCCGCCGTTTTTACCTTATTTAATTGTTTTTATAAGTTGAATTCTCAATAAAGACCAACCCATCAACTGAAGCACATCTGCAGGGATTTTGTTTTTATATGTTTTAGCTGCAGGAGTTATATATATGTTAAGCTTCAGATACGCTTTTAACGTTTGCAGCTCTGAGATTACCATCAGCTGTAGATTAAACACATCGGATGGTTTTGTATGTTCAGCCCTGAAAACAGAGAAATCCACAGTTTCAATTCCCACAGATTTTTGAAGTTTCTGGACATATTCCATTAAAGCATAGGTAGTGTCAAACACTTCCTTAGGGGTTGCATCAGGAAGCCTCTTAGGAGGTATCGTAGAATCATTTAAACCCAACTCATTAACCATCAGGCTGATGTCGTCGAGAATTATCATGCTCTGTGCAAATGTGTAGTCAGGAGTAACCGTCTGTTCCGTTACAAGCTCAAGCTCTAAGAATACCTGATGAAGACGATTAAAAACATCTATGGGATGCTTATCGGAGTACTGTTGCCGGTCAGTGGCTTTCTCGGTAATACCCATCCTGCGTTTAAAGATGCTAAACTCGGTCAGGATTCTTTGGGTTTGCTCATACACAAGCACCGGGTCAACATTAATAACCGGTTCAATTATGGGAATTGAAAGACCTGGAAGGCCGTTCTTTTTTCTTAATAAATTAAGTTTATAGTAAACAGCATAAGACATCTGCCAGACATTGCGGGGTTGTATGTTTGTTTTAAAATCTCTTACCTCGGCGGATGTTTTAATTTTAAAATGTTTTTTTATAATTTCCACCTCTTTCAATATCTGCATAGCTTCAGTGTAAACATCAAAGGAGGCTATCTCTGCGGCAGTTGATTTAAGGGGCAAGGCGGCCGCAATGAATAAAAGAATAAAAAAAACGGCGGCTGCAGATATTCTCCTCAGATTTATAATCTTTTGTTTCAGCTTAGTTTAACTCCTTTTTAATTTTATTATACAAGAATTATGCAATGGAAAAAAATATTTTATTTTGGTATGTTTACATTTATTTCAAATTAAGTATATACTGAAGTGGTATGTTTGGATACAGATTCCTTTTGTGCTGGTCTTGTGAATCCAAAAAAACAAAAAATAAAAGAGCAAGGGTAAAAAATGAAAAAAAATAAGATTCTTTTTGTATCTCCGTTTCAACCATATGGAATAAACGATCAATTCGGGCACAAGGATGTTCAGGGTGAGTTTTTTTTGGCTCATATAACAAGAAATCAGGGGATGTTTCAGATAAGAAGTGTAAATCCGTTTGTTAATTTGCATTTTCTGTCAATAAATATTAAGACACCGTCTGTGGTCTTAGAATATCCAACCGTAGAGATGTATATTAATGAGTTGAAAAAGGGCTGTTATACGCACGTTGCCATAACAACGGTGCTGGCAACAAACCCGAAGGCTAAACATATGATAGAGCTTAGCGCTCAGTACGCTCCGTCAGCGGAAGTAATCATAGGCGGTTACGGTGTGGCAATGGAAAATCCGGAAGCCTATTTCGGCGTTGACTTGGAGCATATTTGCCGCGGAGACGGGGTCACATTTATGAGAAAACTACTGGGTGAGGAAGATGCTCCGGTTTTAAACCCGTTGATAGAGAGCAGGCCATCTCATGTTTTAGGCTTTAAGATGGATACGACTCTTTACATTGTAGGCTCTATGGGTTGTGAGAACAAATGTGAGTACTGTATAACCTCGCATTTTTATGATTGTAAAAATGAAAAGGTATTAAAAAGCGGCAAAGAACTCTACGACCTTATAATGACCCACAGAGCGGCCAACTATGAAACATTAAAGAAAAACGGCGTTCAGACGGTATATATATTTAATGAGAACTTCTTAGGCGACAAAAAACTGGTTGAAGAGTTTGGAGCACTAATTGAGGGTGTGGATGATTTCCCTGTCTCAATAGGATGTTTCGGTTCAGCGGCGGCGGTTATGCAATATGACCATGCGTATTTAGCAAAAATCGGCATATCAAACATTTGGATAGGCGTGGAGTCTCTTAAGTTTAAACACAAAAAATTAAGAGACATTAATATGAATGAAATGTTCCAGTCTTTGTATGAAAATGGGATTTCAACTATCGCCTCTCTTATAATAGGATTTCCATTCCATACACCGGAAAACATTCAGGATGATATAAACTATTTCTTTTCACTTAAGGCTACGTTTTATCAGTTTACAATATACTCCCCAACCCCCGGCACGCCAAGTTTTGAGCTGGCAAAGAAAAACAACTGGATAGGGGCTGATTATGATTTAAGGGCAATAAATGGATTTAATGAGTACTTTAAACATCCAAATTTTGAAAGCGGCGGGCTGGAAGAGGTTCTAAATAGCTGTGTGCAACGGGAGATGGCTGAAAAGGGACCGACCATTTTCAGATATTTGGAAATAGCGGCAAGAAAACTTGAAATAGCGGACCAGAGCACTCTTAACAGCACGGCAAGCTCTTATCAGAAAAAATACTATAAAAGGATATTAGACAGGGCATTGCTGATGTCTCCGCTGGGACTGTTGATAATGCCGACCAGATTTAAGAAAAACGCTTATGTGCTGTCGGTTATTTATAAGATGCTAAAGGCACGGAAGATATCCGGCCTGTTGGCGCTCTTGTTGTCTCCGCTGGGAATGCTCTATGTGTTAGTTTATAATTTATTTTATGACAAGACAGAGCAGCCGGAAGCCATAGCCTTCGTGTATGAAAACTACAAGCAAATACCGGAAGAAAAATACACGGAAAGTACAAATCCAACGGGGCTGTTTGCCAGAATCTCAGAGAGTATAAAAAATATATTTACAACAAAACCTGAAGCATCACTAAGTCCTGAACCGTCTGTGAATAAACAATAATCAGCTGACTATACTGATATTTTGCAGGGACCGCTAAATTTTGATTATATCAGATTTAGCGGCTCTTTATTTTTATAGTAAACCTATAGCCTTAAAAAATGTTGAGGAGAAAGTATTTAATAGATATACAGAATACCGGTTTTAAAGTCGGAGGTTGAAAAGCTTCTCTGTGCGGATAAATAAATACATGGGCGGCGGAAAGACAATAGCCCCTCACAACGAAAGGGATGAGACACTGTTTCTTATAGAGAATCCTCTGAGGACTGGAATTCCTTTGCCTCTGTACTGAACCATTACCTTGTGGCTTTGCCCCATGCCGCCGCCGGTAATGAGCCTCTTAATCTTTGCCGCCTGAAAAAGAAAATCTTCTGTATGAGCCGTCTCAGCTAAAAATTCATCAATGCCCAGAGAAACCAGAAATGTCCCCTGCGGGCAGTACCCCAAGCACTCAAAGCCCATCAAGAGCCCCCACTGCATTAAAGACGTGAAATTAACGTGCGCTGTTATATCCTGAGCGCCGATATTTATATAAGGGTTTTCATTTACACTATGCCTGTGGTAACACATAAGTGTTCCTCTGTTTCGCTCCGGCGCATAGTACTCCCACGCTGTGTAACCATAATCTATTGTTAATATAAATCCTTCAGACAAAAATCCTGAAATCTCCAAAAGCCAGTCTCTTAGACCCAAATTTATTTCCGTCCTGTATCCAACACTTAAATCAAGCGGGATTGATATGTTAAATTCCCTGAAATAATCCGATACGCCTATGGATGGACTGAAAAAAATTTCCTTAAAATTTTCATCAACGAAAACCTCCTCGATTTTGTGTTTTTTTGCAAATACTAAATTAACCGCAAATGAATCCAATAACTCATTTGAAATAACGCATCCCAAAACCTGCGGGAAATCTTTCGTATCAGCGTGCCATATGACTTTATTTGAGAAGTCAGTAAGTTTTTCCTTTTGCTTAACTTGAAAATAAGGGTTTCGTTCAACAATTACATACGATATGCTGTCAAAAATCTCCTTGTCTTTCAAACTGCGCATTATGTCAAAACAAAGCAATCCGCCCCCGCCGCCATACTCTATAATATGAAAACATTCCGGTTTTTTCATTAGTTCCCACATCTGCTGAATCTGCCCTGCTAAGGCCCATCCAAACGCACTATGAAGATTTGCTGCTGTGAAGAAATCCCCCCTGCGGCCTATCTCTGTACCGTTGTTCATGTAATACCCAAGTTCAGGGAAATAGAGTGCCATGTCCATAAAAGACCTAAAGCTAATCGGCCCATGCCGCCGTATCCGCTCTTTTATGATTTGCTCAAGAGCCATGTTAGAGAGGATTAAGACAAAGGCGTTGCCCGTTGCAGCAGTGATGTCTCAAAAGTAATGTTTCCCTTATAGAGATTCCGAAAGTCTCCTCAAGCTTGCTTTTTCACCGAGAATCTCCTTAGCCTCACCCAATAAATAAAACGAACCGGTTACTACTATTAATGAACCTGGACGGTACAAATCCATTGCTTTGTTGAGTGCCTCGACAACTGTTTCCGTTAAATGAAAACTCCTGGCACTGAATTTCCCTGTGCACTCAGAGAGCAGACTCTCCGGCTTTTCAGCCCTGCTATAAGAGGGGGCGGTAAAGATAATCTCATCCCCTATGGGAACTATCTCATCAAGCATATGCTTCCAGTCCTTATCATTCATAGTGGCAAGGATCAAAATTACTCTGTCGTAGGGAGAGCCGGGGTTGCCGGTCTTTAAATAAACATTCCACAGTGTTTCAGAGAGCAGGCTTAACGCATCGGTGTTATGAGCGCCGTCAAACAGAAAATGAAAGTTGTCAATGATGTTAAGCTCGTTCCTTCCGGGCCATTTAATTTGCTTTAATGACTCTTTAAGCATATATTCGTTGCCGTTAATTTTACCACTTTCCCTCAGTAACTCCCACGCCCTGACGGCACAGATTATGTTTATTGCCTGATGGTGGCCTACAACAGGCGCAAACAGCCTTTTTATTGTGCTCCTGCCGTGGTAGTTAAAGGTACTTCCCTGCATGGTAGTCATCAGGTTTTTTACGGAGAAGTTCTCTCCATATAGATGCATGGGGCTTTGGTTTTCCATACAAGCATCAGTAATTACCTCTAATGCCTCAGGCCGCTGTGGTGACACTATAACCGGTACATGTGATTTAATTATTCCGGCTTTTTCAAATGCTATTTTTTCAATTGTATCGCCAAGGAACTCCTTATGGTCCTCACCGATTGTTGTTATTATTGAAAGAGCAGGGGTGACAACGTTGGTTGAGTCAAAGCGTCCGCCCATACCGGTCTCTAAAACAACCCAATCGCACTCCGTGTTTTTAAAATAAAGAAATGCCATGGCTGTTACAAATTCAAAAAATGTCGGCTTTATATCAGGGTGCTCTCTAAGAGCGTCTAAAATCACACCGGTTAGGGTTACAACCTCACTTTCGGAAATCTCAGAACCGTCTATTGTGATACGCTCGGTAAAGCGCACCATATGGGGTGAGGTAAACAGGCCGGTTTTGTAACCGGCTCCGGTAAGGATACTTTGCATAACTTTGGCAGTTGTGCCTTTACCGTTTGTACCTGCAATATGGATGATTTTTACGTCAGACTCAGGGTTATGTAAAAGAGCACAAATACATCGAGTATTCTGAAGGCCTAATTTTATCCCGTGTTTTTGCAGTGAGTATAGATAGTTGACAGCTTCAGCGTAATCCATCAGTCAGGTTTGCAGTTAGAATTCTGATAATGTTGGAAAGAGTGGCCTTTAAATCTCTCCTGTGGACAACCTTATCAATGAGTCCGTTTTTAAGAAGGAACTCCGCCTGTTGAAAATCTTCCGGTAACTGGCGGTTTATAGTTTGCTGGATGACCCTTGCCCCGGCAAATCCTATAAGGCTTCTGGGCTCAGCTATTATAATGTCGCCAAGCATGGCAAAACTAGCGCTTACGCCGCCAAAGGTGGGGTCAGTTAAAACAGTAATGTACGGTATCTGTTGTTCCTTTAAGGCGGCTATTGTGCAGGAGACCTTCGCCATTTGCATGAGAGAGAAAATCCCCTCCTGCATCCTTGCACCCCCGGATGATGTAAACACTATCAGAGGTATCCTCTCTTGTAATGAGCGCTCAGCCGCTCTTACGATTTTCTCTCCGACTACGGAGCCCATACTGCCACCCATGAAAGAGAAATCCATTATTGAGAGCACCACAGGCTGCCGGTTTATCGCACCACGGCCTGTCACCACAGCCTCTTTGAGATTACTCTTTACCTCGCTGCTTTTTATCCGTCCCATGTACGTTACAGTGTCTTTAAACTCAAGCGGATCGTTTGCAGTAAGGTTTGAATCCATTTCCTCAAAACTGCCGCCGTCTGCCGTAAGAGCTATCCGTTCCTTTGCCCCTATACGGAAGTGGTAATTACACTTGGGGCAGATTTTAAGGTTTTTTTCAAATTCCTTGCGATAGATTATCTCCTTACAAAGCGTACATTTGACCCACAGGCCCTCAGGGATTTTTACTTTTCTATGCGTCTGTGTATCTATGGGTTTTTTAAACCATGGCAAAACAGGGGTCTCCTCTTGTTAAATAGCCTTTCTTAAACTAATTATATAATTTTCGAGATTTTTTTCATCATTAAGCATGGCTGAGACTATAGAGCTTCCCACAATTACGCCGTCTGCGTGGCGGGCTATCTCTGAGGCCTCCTCCGGTGATTTTATGCCAAACCCCACGGCCACTGGTTTACCGGAAATTTTTTTGATTTTTCCGACCATCTCTTTCAGCTCAGCCCCTATACTGATTGTTGAGCCGGTTATGCCGGTTATGGAAACATAGTATATAAAACCCCGGGAGGCTTGTGATACAAGTTTTATTCTATCGCCGGTTGAGGTGGGAGCCAGTAGGTAAATTGTATCAAGGTTATTTTTAAGGGCAAGTCCCTTAAAGCCCGGTTCCTCATCAGGCGGCAAATCAGGGATTATTACTCCGTCCACACCCTTTTGTACGGCATCAAGGATAAACATCTCCATCCCATACTTAAACACCGGATTGAAGTATGTCATAAGGACAATGGCTATATCGGTCTTCTTACGTAATCCGGCAACAAGGTCAAGAACTTTCCTGAGGGTGATGCCGTTTTTAACGGCTATATCAGCTGCTGCCTGAATTGTCGGACCATCGGCAAGGGGGTCGGAAAAAGGCACTCCCAGCTCCACTATGTCACACCCAAGCCGTGCAAAGTTTAAAACCCATTCCTCAGTCTTTTCCAGAGATGGACACCCGGCCATTATGTAGGGGATAAATGCCCTCTTTCCTTCTTTCAAAATGGTTTCAAATCTCCGCCCTATTCGTGTGTTTTCCATATCTTCCTCTTATCTTTTCACTTTAGTCCGGCTCATGGTTTGCTATTATAACTTAAATTCCTAAAAAGGA includes:
- a CDS encoding response regulator, which encodes MKSFIKELITVFSSLGIKKKIVIIFVSTTLLSTLAIGYYSYENALRGYTNNAVLTNEIKAVNTAGNIEHQIDTAKSDLNFLAGSVFIERYLHWEEIGEETKMREWYKVSISVLNSFVKSRGIYHSVQIIGHDGREDIHITFDKTTQTVVQIAKMIHEQNLENLIDTTVFKETLSLKKSQIYTSDIELAKDRNMVIRPYTPVIVFSTPIVDKNNVTRAVVILSLFADEILKTIDAAAQSTGREQAARHTDFYLFNSSGRYLYLENRDRLWEELLNQKTSFRTEFPEVYKMAAAGKSGNFMEGGSIANLKKITIEKGDDSASWTLFTATDKKIALISLQRFKYAFFAILIIVLIMILVLSKRFISTLVPPILAISRRLTALSLGQIPEETIEYLPRDEIGAMVRASDRLVQNMKSTINQANAIAQGDYSQDVVLLSDNDRLGGSLNFMTKTLRDIAEIAQTISTGNFAASIESKGKHDILCNSINRMIENLREVANIAYMVSVGNFSLQVEVRGENDILGHSLRDMIVNLQNVVHQANHIAEGDYSTSIMPLSAKDELASALLRMTETLRQNKINNDRQNWIKDGVNTLNTILKGNPTLMEIASKAIDYVAAYTSSAVGTLFIYDSENRLFKLYASYAFVERQELSNEFRLGEGTVGQVGLQKSPILLRNIKRTHSVITTGTTSEPPLNTYTFPLLFEEEILGVIELASHEEFDSQKLEFLNLIGSTVANYIFLSTQTDRIRDLLDASQRANEELQIQSEELEQANTQMEEQHQLLESKSEELKQRNYLLIEKQDELSKKTRELELANKYKSEFLANVSHEIRTPLNSIILLSKILSQNKAGNLSADDVKKLDVIYNSGNDLLLLINDILDLSKIESGVVALNIQQFHSSRFLNKFKELFEELAKEKKLQFNIADELETEIVSDEDKAAQIVKNLLSNAFKFTKTGSVNLTIKRSGDTKRPVLISVKDTGIGIPADKLNVVFEAFKQADGSISREHGGSGLGLSISHELATVLGGTLTVKSRHGSGSEFFLCLPLKFEGRTESVRQVTVERSPSVEISRPLLPVKDSVPRKNQLDDDRDNLQPGDKIIAIVEDDLMFCEILRDSVRAGGFKAITALTAEEGLNVARKYNPMGILLDLGLPDTSGIEVMKELKSNRSTIHIPIQIISGREKDVYLQSLGAIGFTAKPVTDEDIKKAIDHIAQFSTKTPKDLLIVEDEQHQRESLIELVADSYVRVTGVSGAEEAKVELKKEIYDAVVVDLKLKDGSGIELCKFIRDNDFDVPVIVYTGKDITPEEDAQLRRFSQSIIAKTANSYVRLKEEVSLFLHRVHKDYAKDIPALKSGGKMLDGKRVLVVDDDSKNIFVLSATLESQGAETLIAVNGQKALDILQDNFDKIDLILMDIMMPVMDGFEAMREIRKNPKTAKLPIIALTAKAMKDDRDKCIEAGADDYISKPVDYDQLFNLATAWTNKAKS
- a CDS encoding SAM-dependent methyltransferase, whose translation is MALEQIIKERIRRHGPISFRSFMDMALYFPELGYYMNNGTEIGRRGDFFTAANLHSAFGWALAGQIQQMWELMKKPECFHIIEYGGGGGLLCFDIMRSLKDKEIFDSISYVIVERNPYFQVKQKEKLTDFSNKVIWHADTKDFPQVLGCVISNELLDSFAVNLVFAKKHKIEEVFVDENFKEIFFSPSIGVSDYFREFNISIPLDLSVGYRTEINLGLRDWLLEISGFLSEGFILTIDYGYTAWEYYAPERNRGTLMCYHRHSVNENPYINIGAQDITAHVNFTSLMQWGLLMGFECLGYCPQGTFLVSLGIDEFLAETAHTEDFLFQAAKIKRLITGGGMGQSHKVMVQYRGKGIPVLRGFSIRNSVSSLSL
- a CDS encoding bifunctional folylpolyglutamate synthase/dihydrofolate synthase; its protein translation is MDYAEAVNYLYSLQKHGIKLGLQNTRCICALLHNPESDVKIIHIAGTNGKGTTAKVMQSILTGAGYKTGLFTSPHMVRFTERITIDGSEISESEVVTLTGVILDALREHPDIKPTFFEFVTAMAFLYFKNTECDWVVLETGMGGRFDSTNVVTPALSIITTIGEDHKEFLGDTIEKIAFEKAGIIKSHVPVIVSPQRPEALEVITDACMENQSPMHLYGENFSVKNLMTTMQGSTFNYHGRSTIKRLFAPVVGHHQAINIICAVRAWELLRESGKINGNEYMLKESLKQIKWPGRNELNIIDNFHFLFDGAHNTDALSLLSETLWNVYLKTGNPGSPYDRVILILATMNDKDWKHMLDEIVPIGDEIIFTAPSYSRAEKPESLLSECTGKFSARSFHLTETVVEALNKAMDLYRPGSLIVVTGSFYLLGEAKEILGEKASLRRLSESL
- the accD gene encoding acetyl-CoA carboxylase, carboxyltransferase subunit beta — protein: MPWFKKPIDTQTHRKVKIPEGLWVKCTLCKEIIYRKEFEKNLKICPKCNYHFRIGAKERIALTADGGSFEEMDSNLTANDPLEFKDTVTYMGRIKSSEVKSNLKEAVVTGRGAINRQPVVLSIMDFSFMGGSMGSVVGEKIVRAAERSLQERIPLIVFTSSGGARMQEGIFSLMQMAKVSCTIAALKEQQIPYITVLTDPTFGGVSASFAMLGDIIIAEPRSLIGFAGARVIQQTINRQLPEDFQQAEFLLKNGLIDKVVHRRDLKATLSNIIRILTANLTDGLR
- the trpA gene encoding tryptophan synthase subunit alpha, with product MENTRIGRRFETILKEGKRAFIPYIMAGCPSLEKTEEWVLNFARLGCDIVELGVPFSDPLADGPTIQAAADIAVKNGITLRKVLDLVAGLRKKTDIAIVLMTYFNPVFKYGMEMFILDAVQKGVDGVIIPDLPPDEEPGFKGLALKNNLDTIYLLAPTSTGDRIKLVSQASRGFIYYVSITGITGSTISIGAELKEMVGKIKKISGKPVAVGFGIKSPEEASEIARHADGVIVGSSIVSAMLNDEKNLENYIISLRKAI